From Impatiens glandulifera chromosome 7, dImpGla2.1, whole genome shotgun sequence:
CCCAAGTCTTAGCCAAGACCAAAGACGCTCGGTCGtgaaaagtataattttttGGATGTTACAAACTACCCACCTAATAAGGAATTTCGACCCCGAAATTCGTATATAATGGGTCGTGCAACTATTGtgattatgaaaatattttcatgcaaaaccttattttaaaatcattaagaAAACAGTTTCATGTAAtgcaaaacattatttaaaacaatttagaGACCTGAAGGCGAGTTCTTGGAGGTGCATCTGTAGGAGCATGTGTGTGAAAGTACTAGGGTTCAAAAccattgctctgataccaaattgtAAGGCCCTAAAATCCTAATATTCTACACCCAATTAAACGTAGATTTGGTCATATATGCGGAAGCGCTAGGGTGCATATTTGACATTTATATTGAAAAGGGTGATATAAAAGTTGGTTGTACGGTCTCgtccctccttccacacgcATCTCATGCACCATGCTCAACTCCAAATCTTCCTTCACCTGTCATAAAAATATGTGGTTGGATACACCTACACCGCACAAACATAATAAGTCGATAGACCCATCAAACATTTAAAAGagtacataaaaaatattttactacaTTGAATCCATGAGGGTTATTAAGGGAATATCATCATTGGCGAATCTACAGTTACATCTTGAGCACATATTTGAGACCTTAGACTTTGAGAGATGATCTTCAAGGTGAGGCATACATCCATCAATTCCTCGTCCATATTTTGGAATAAAACTAACATAGCTCATCTTGGTATCCATCCTCCCATATTCATCAATTCCTTCGTCATGATCACCTTGATTCCATATCCTTTAACTTAAAAACATAATTCTTTAGAAAACATGGACTTGCAATGAAACATGCTTTGAAAACATtatgcatcgtttatataaaatacatgaacaAATAGTATTGTGTGGGTTTAGAAAACAATAGAGAAAGAGTACTTGACTAATAAAACCTTCATCTGTAGGATTATCGGTCGGACCACTCGGTCCTGGGTTCCTGTATCCATGGTCCCAAGTCTTAACAGAACCAAAGACGCTCGGTCgtgaaaattagaattttttggATGTTACAAACTACCCACCTAATAAAAAATTTCGACCTCAAAATTCGTATCCAATGGGCTGTGCTACTATTGTGATTATGgaaatattttcatgaaaaaccttattttaaaatcattaggAAAACAGTCTCATGTAAtgcaaaacattatttaaaacaatttacagACCTGAAGGCGAGTTTTTGGAGGTGCATCTGCAGGAGCATGTGTGTGAAAGTACTAGGGTTCAAAAccattgctctgataccaaattgtAAGGCCCTAAAATCCTAATTTTCTACACCCAATTAAACGTAGATTCGGTCATATATGCGGAAGCGCTAGGGTGCCTATTTGACATTTATATTGAAAAGGGTGATATAAAAATAGGTTGTACGGTCTCGGTCCTTCCTTCCACACGCATCTCCTGCACCATGCTCAACTCCAAATCTTCCTTCACCTGTCATAAAAATATGTGGTTGGATACACCTACATCACACAAACATAATAAGTCGATAGACCCAACAAGCATTTAAAAGAGTacataaaaaacattttactaCATTGAATCCATGAGGGTTATTAAGGGAATATCATCATTAGAGAATCTACAGTTACATCTTGAGCACATATTTGAGACCCTAGACTTTGAGAGCTGATCTTCAATTCTTCGGCCATATTTTGGAATCAGACTAACAGAGCTCATCTTGGTAGCCATCCTCCCATATTCGTCAATTCCTTCATCATGATCACCTTTATTCCATATCCTTTAACTTAAAAACATCATTCTTTAGAAAATATGGACTTGCAATGAAACatgatttgaaaatattatgcatcgtttatataaaatacatgaacaAATAGCATTGTGTGGGTTTAGAAAACAATAGAGAAAGAGTACTTGACTAATAAAACCTTCATCTGTAGGATTATCGGTCGGACCACTTGGTCCTGGGTTCCCGTATCCATGGTCCCAAGTCTTAGTAGGACCAAAGACGCTCGGTCGTGAAAAGTAGAATTTTTTGGATGTTACAAACTACCCACCTAATAAGGAATTTCGACCCCGAAATTCGTATCTAATGGGCCGTGCTACTATTGTGATTATGGAAATATTTTCAtgcaaaacattattttaaaatcattatgaAAACAGTTTTATGTAATGCAAaccattatttaaaaaaatttacacaCTTGAAGGAGAGTTCTTTGAGGTGCATCTGCAGGAGCATGTGTGTGAAAGTACTAAGGTTCAGAACCATTGTTCTGATACCAAATTATAAGGCCCTAAAATCCTAATTTCTTACACCTACTTAACCGTAGATTCGATCATATATGCGGAAGCGCTAGGGTGCATATTTGACATTTCTATTGAAAAGGGTGATATAAAAGTCGGTCGTACGGTCTTGGTCCCTCCTTTCACACGCATCTAATGCACTATGCTCGACTCCAAATTTTCCTTCACCTATCATAAAAAATGTGGCTAGGTATACCTACActacacaagcatagtgagtcgatagacccaacaaacatttaaaagaagaaatttACTACATTGCATCCATGAGGGTTTTTAAGGGAATATCATCATTAGCGAATGTACAGTTACATCTTGAGCACATGTTTGGGACCTTAGATCTTGAGAGCTGATCTTCAAGGTGAGGCATCCAACCGTCAATTTCGTTAGCACATGTTTTTGGAATCGGACTACTATAGCTCATCTTGGTAGTCATCCTCCCATATCCGTCAATTCTTTCATCATGATCACTTTGATTCCATTACCTTTAACTTAAATACATCATTCTTTAGAAACCATGGACATTCaatgaaaacatgctttgaaaacattatgcatcgtatatatatatatatatataatacatgaataaataacaTTGTGTGGGTTTAGAAAACAGTATAGAAAGAGTATTTGCCTGATAAATCCTTCATCTGCAGGatcatcggtcggaccactCGGTCCTGGGTTCCAATATCTTCGGTCCTAAGTCTTAGCCAGGACCGATGATTCTCGGTCGGGAAAAGTTGAATTTTAGGGCATGACAATCTTTCTTCTAACTTAACGGCAATAAAATGTGAATATTCTCACGCTAAGGTTCTGGATTCGAGTCTGTCAGGCGACAAGTTCTGTgtctgattaaatggttaagtatgtttgcgggttacatacttaatctgttgtcccattttattttatttataattatttttatttttttaagaaattgagatcatattttttttatcaataagaATCATTTATTGTCCATAAATTGGAAACGTTAAAGAGAGGGTGTTGGATCTAGGTTAGGGTCGACTagctttatttaattattttgttaaagtaGAAATGTGATATAActcttaatttctttaaaaaaaaattaacttaattcactattttcttctatatttcataaaaaactaacgaaatttatatttattcactcattttatttataattttttaagtccACACCCAACTTGAAATAGTGAATCCTCCCTACTCTAGTTGTATGTGTTTCTAAATAGTCTCATTATCAATCAACTTTTGAATCCATGCAAGGTGCATCATGTGCTTTgtaatctcatattttttttcttctctatttTTAGTTCATGAATATTGAAGTTATTATTCAAATACTAAATGTGGCCACACACTTAACCAAAGACGGTGATAGAGTAAGACATTCCTTAAAAGAGCAAGGTTTGATTTACTTATAATCAGAGCTCCACAAGTGGTTGAGATCCAACATATTCATCCTCAAGAGTGTTAATTTGATAGTATTAAGATATTTGGTCTTATTTAGGattgagttattaaaataattatttataatcttatttgatataatattataaaaagttgggttattaataaaaatatttaaaatatattaatatttaataataaaaataattattgaaataaataaaaaaatatatatattttttaatattttaattaataaattaattaattgaattgatAAAAAGATATGtaaaagattattcaaataatgcttaagaaaatcttataaaatttaaaataatgagttattttatgaaaaataattatttaaagtcaattattaaatatttatttatttatactttattaGAAAATAGAGAGTGTAAATTTGAGTTTGGCGTTTGAGAGAATAGGGAggtaaatttgattatttatttatatttcaaataaaattaatttttcaatcaatcttataacatatttcattaattaaaatattaaaatattctttattttaaattattattttttattttttattttatttatatatatatatcaatacattttatttttttataaaaaaaaaacaattattaaattcttaaaatcatttaatatcattatttttttctactttaaatttaaaaaaaatcacaatccaaacaaatttttgaatttttgaattattttttatttttaaattatataaaaactaataaaaaaaattgagaaatgaGAGTGGGACAGTCAGTCAAAGAAGAGTAGTCCACGTGTAATAAGGGGAGTAGTCCAAGTGACGCGTGATGATGGAAGGCGGAATTTATCCTTTGCGTGTTGGAGGAGTCCTCCTGCAGGGCCCCACCACTTGTATTCCACCAAACTCTGTCTcctttaatttctctttttattttcatcattcttttatctctttctttattttctctatCTCTCTCCTTTTTCTCCCATCTTAATATTCTCTCCTACTACTACTTTAATCTTCTTTAGAAGAGGTGGTTTTGATAAtcatcaatatttatttattttaaaacatgggtttattattattatatcagaATATATTCAAACTAATAATAATCAGCTCATTTGAACTGTTAGAGGAGGgagatttttataaaagttagaggtagaaaaaataaaataatgatgggtaatattttaaaaatgtgatgattatatttagtaaaaatatatatatatataatatatgattggAATGAtgcaataaataaaaagagaaataaataataattatatgacAGAATTTTATTCTGATCAGACAAGGGAAGACATACCTGCCGTTATTTCTGACATAGCAAATCTCCAACATTGGACCGTACATGGAAATATATAGAGCCTGCAAATCAACTAGCTAGCTTAATTAGCTAGTGTTGTTGGTTGGCGGATGTGAACatgtgattaattttaatttaattaattaatggttaaGGGAAAACAGATCGACATGATCGATCACTTTGTTTTCTTGTCGACCCCGATGGAGGCTGATCATTCTATTCTAAGAAGACATGGGAGGGAGAGTTatgatagattaattattaaccATATGGAAAATGATGCATTATAAgggtttgtatatatatattgaattaacgTTAACAAATTAAGACAATTATTATAAGTAGATGATTGAAAAGCTGCATGGCCGGGCTAGAACTAATTAATTGAaacaatgttattattattattattgaaaaaaaaaaggagatTGATCGATCATGGCGGGATGATTTGTATTGAAATAAAAGGGGGCTAGCTGCTGCAGGGTGGGTGGGGATCCAATggtgacaaatattataaataattactgGTCTGGTGGGATCCACGTTAGGCCACCGACGATGGGCCGGTCTGATCATCCCTTTTTCTACCTTCTTATTCACTGCTTCGATTCACACTCTCCCCCCAATTTCTCTTTGATCTGTCTGTCTGTTTGTCTGTCTGGCTGCATTAAGTAATTAATGCAGTGCTGTTAAAGAAAGAATATCATCACAATTCATACATCATGCATCAGCTCTATCTAGTACTGATTTCCTCAATTGCTTAATTAAGCAAGCTCTTCTTGAACAAATCGAGCTAGCTAGCTATCTAGTCTGCATGGATCATGACACATCAGATAATTGGTTTCAGGTACATTAATATGCAAATTACTTTACTTTCcatggatatatatataagcattaATTAATTGGTTAGTACTTAATTACCTTAATGCATGCATATATATTTAGCAGGGAATTACattaattgataatattaatGAAGATGGAGCAACAATATTAATGGAGTCATCTTCATCACCATcacaatcatcatcatcatctcctAGTACTACTGCTACTACTACTACATTAATGGTTGATATGCTAGCACGGCCACCTGGGCTAACTGAGAGGAGGTTGAGGCCGCCGCATGACCTGTCACTCAAGTGTCCCAGGTGCGATTCAACCAACACCAAGTTCTGTTACTATAACAACTACAGTCTCACTCAACCCAGATACTTTTGCAAGACCTGTCGAAGGTATTGGACAAAGGGTGGAACCCTAAGAAACATTCCTGTCGGTGGTGGATGTCGTAAGAACAAGAAGGCCACGGCTGCTGCTTCTGTTGTTGTTACAAACAACAAGATTAATACTAATCCATCACCCTCTTTACTACACTTgtctgcttcttcttcttctaattttatgcatGGATCGGGATCCACAGACCTTGCCAATTTCATGGCTGATCATCACGGCAACAACCCCCCTAGCTTTATGGCTGGAGCTGGAACTGGAATGTACAATAATATTGGCATGATGCCATTTGACTTCATGGATACCAAGTATGATCAGTCGACCTTGTTTGAACAAGGTACTACTACTAGTAGTAGAAACTATGATTTCATGGGAAATGCTACTCATCATGACCATATGGGCTTCATTGGACTAGGGATCAATAATGGGATCATGGCCTTGGGACCCAATTTTCATGCACTTTGTCCTTCTCATCCTCCATTTGATGACAATACTGTTATTAATAATGCCATCACCTCTAATTTCATGGAATCAAACGCTACTATTACTAACTATAGTATCAATAACCCAACTCATGATCatcacaataataataacaaccTAGTAGTAGAGGTGAAGCCCAATCCCAAGATCTTGGCCCTTGGATGGCAAGACCAGGCTTGTTTTGATGTCGGCAAGGACTCTTATGGATACATCAACGGTGCTACTACTATGGGATCTTGGCCAGGTTTCAATATCAACGGCTCCAACTCCTCAAACCCCATGGTTTAAGAAACTTATGTGGCGCCCGAGAACCTATTTGTGGGTGATCGTTGCTGCCTGgggataattaaattaagaagcCTATTTATTATTGCTTTTTTATAATTAGTGTTCAGGGTTTTCTTGAATTGACTTAACAAGAAGCTGGAGTATTAGAGTTTATGGTTTTTATGTATGAATCCATGCATTGCTTGCCTTCAATTccttttacattaatattttatgaatttgttgCCTCTATACCacatgaatgaaaaaatattgcatatatatatatatatatatataaaattgacaaTTATACTTCGTCGCGGTTTTcgaatgatatttgtgtctccCGTTACCCTATTCTTCccaaacattaataaatatataacctcactaatatatttatttattttttatattagttttaaatatatttttttataatattataaattttaaatatattataatattaaaaaaaatcttttataaattttattattattattattattatttagagaaTATGTTATATCAGTTTCCTTGAGAGATTTTTCTCCTAAAGACCAGGATATAATAAAAAAGGaccatttcaaaaatataattgaatgaaaatgataaatgaATCCGTCCTTTGCCATCcataattataatcatttaatGTTAGCCACTTAATTAAAagggagaaaaaaatgaataaaaattgtatttttttttaaagatatttagTAGGGTTAATTATGCATCATCCCTTAGAAATAGCAATCTCCCCCATTGAATGGGATGATGATATTATAATacggcagcagcagcagcagcagcagcagggtCCTGTGATCTATCTCATCTCTGGATCTTCCCGAgcaaggaaaaggaaaaggaaaggTAGAGTGATTGAAATGAGGCCTCAAATAGTGTTATTCGGTGACTCTATCACGGAACAATCCTTCAGACCAGATGGATGGGGTTCATCTCTTGCCGATAAATACTCTCGCAAGGTTGTTTCCATTTTCACTATttgatctcttcttcttttcacTTTTAACCATTTCCTTGTCATTCATTGATTTTTAGGCCGATATATTGGTTCGTGGATATAGTGGCTACAATACCCGCTGGGCTTTATTCTTGCTGCATCACCTCTTTCCTTTGGTAAcactcttttcttttcttttcttttcttttcttttcttatataataataaataaactgtCATTTTAAGGCTCAATGTAGTACAGATTACATGATCATAGCAACTGAATCCTAATAAAGGAACTTAACTTGTTCAAATCAGTgtgtttttaattcaaatatacaATACAACTTTATGTGAGACCTTTGATCCAAGTAAAGGAGAATCAGTTGCAGGGCTTATTCAGTTTTACAAGTATTTCATGCCCCCCTGGATGAAATATGCTGGGGGATAATACATCTGATCAATCAATAGTTGAGATTAGAAAGGAAAACAAGTGTGTATTTTCTGTCAGAAACAAGAATTATGACCTGTTAGAAAGAATGCTTAGCCATAAACTTGTCTTTTCCCGGTCATTGCATTTCAGGGAACAACAATATCTCCTGTTGCCACCACGATATTTTTTGGAGCTAATGATGCAGCGCTTTTCGAAAGGACGAGTCAAAGACAACATGTTCCTCTTGGGGAGTACAAAGAGAATCTAAAGAAAATTGTTCAACATATGAAGGTTCGTGctaattgtttgttttatttattcgcatatatatatttatgtttcttttaGTGGTGACATTTTAAGTGCTATATTAGCTACTACCTGTATTTTCGAAGGAATGATCAATACTTGAAAAGAATATGTAAATGGTAACAC
This genomic window contains:
- the LOC124910406 gene encoding dof zinc finger protein DOF5.6-like, which translates into the protein MDHDTSDNWFQGITLIDNINEDGATILMESSSSPSQSSSSSPSTTATTTTLMVDMLARPPGLTERRLRPPHDLSLKCPRCDSTNTKFCYYNNYSLTQPRYFCKTCRRYWTKGGTLRNIPVGGGCRKNKKATAAASVVVTNNKINTNPSPSLLHLSASSSSNFMHGSGSTDLANFMADHHGNNPPSFMAGAGTGMYNNIGMMPFDFMDTKYDQSTLFEQGTTTSSRNYDFMGNATHHDHMGFIGLGINNGIMALGPNFHALCPSHPPFDDNTVINNAITSNFMESNATITNYSINNPTHDHHNNNNNLVVEVKPNPKILALGWQDQACFDVGKDSYGYINGATTMGSWPGFNINGSNSSNPMV